One segment of Panicum virgatum strain AP13 chromosome 1K, P.virgatum_v5, whole genome shotgun sequence DNA contains the following:
- the LOC120652151 gene encoding protein-L-isoaspartate O-methyltransferase 2-like — protein sequence MAASAVLAMATRPCGRPLRPRYAVATLAAPAILAMVPLAARRASPQPSSPRRAAPHPAPAGLAATARPARCPAPAASLWPPSFGAASPRAGAAPGRVASQDQELSAAGGRRAAELALALLAELAACADGRTAVAAHPAGVAVVVQRLLRVSAAADACAVRVLVAVAGRPAPPDVLREMARVEALEQRSGRAEETTLKMRRRSDGRAKWSFY from the exons atggccgcctcggCCGTCCTCGCCATGGCCACCCGGCCATGCGGCCGCCCTCTCCGCCCGCGCTACGCCGTAGCCACCCTGGCGGCCCCGGCCATCCTCGCCATGGTCCCCCTGGCCGCGCGGCGGGCCTCGCCGCAGCCGtcctcgcctcgccgcgccgcgccgcaccccgcCCCGGCGGGCCTCGCCGCGACCGCCCGCCCCGCGCGGTGCCCCGCCCCGGCTGCCTCGCTGTGGCCGCCTAG CTTCGGCGCCGCCTCCCCACGCGCAGGCGCAGCGCCTGGCCGTGTCGCGAGCCAAGATCAAGAGCTGTCCGCGGCGGGTGGCAGGAGGGCGGCGGAGCTAGCCTTAGcgctgctggcggagctggCCGCGTGCGCGGACGGgcgcacggcggtggcggcgcaccCGGCGGGCGTCGCCGTGGTGGTGCAGCGGCTCCTGCGTGTGTCCGCGGCTGCCGACGCCTGCGCGGTGCGCGTGCTGGTGgccgtggccggccggccggcgcccccGGATGTCCTGCGGGAGATGGCGCGCGTCGAGGCTTTGGAGCAGAGGAGCGGCAGAGCGGAGGAGACGACGCTCAAAATGAGAAGGAGGAGTGATGGAAGGGCAAAATGGTCATTTTACTAG